In the genome of Thermodesulfobacteriota bacterium, one region contains:
- a CDS encoding FIST C-terminal domain-containing protein, translating to MIRGDFNYIIGITQGCQPVGDPLVITKCENNIIIELDNKPAYEVLKGHVPQTILENPNDLIRTLFIGFSPDPEGREIVGRDYLIRNILGIDPETGIICVAQNVRDGQTITFAIRNPQMAREDLKQMLERIKSSTNPEKPFKFGLYFNCCARGSSLYAQKGIDMAYISHYLEDVPIIGFFGNSEFANLHGKNHLFTYTGVLALISE from the coding sequence ATGATAAGGGGAGATTTCAACTATATTATCGGCATTACCCAGGGTTGTCAGCCCGTAGGTGATCCTTTGGTTATTACAAAGTGTGAAAACAATATTATAATCGAGCTCGACAATAAACCCGCATACGAGGTTTTGAAAGGGCATGTCCCACAAACAATACTTGAAAACCCCAATGATCTTATACGCACCTTATTTATCGGATTCAGCCCCGATCCGGAAGGCAGAGAAATAGTTGGAAGAGATTATCTAATCAGAAATATCCTGGGAATTGACCCCGAAACAGGGATCATATGTGTCGCCCAGAATGTAAGAGATGGACAGACAATTACATTTGCCATCAGGAATCCTCAAATGGCGCGTGAGGACCTTAAACAAATGCTAGAACGTATTAAATCTTCTACCAACCCCGAGAAACCCTTTAAGTTCGGCTTATATTTCAACTGTTGTGCAAGGGGCTCATCACTTTACGCGCAGAAAGGTATCGACATGGCATACATAAGTCACTACCTCGAGGATGTACCAATAATCGGCTTTTTCGGAAACTCGGAATTCGCAAACCTGCATGGTAAGAATCATCTATTCACATATACTGGCGTATTAGCGTTGATTTCAGAGTAA